One segment of Panicum virgatum strain AP13 chromosome 1K, P.virgatum_v5, whole genome shotgun sequence DNA contains the following:
- the LOC120646897 gene encoding RING-H2 finger protein ATL16-like produces MDAGRGSTIFPMPQIPALLFPPPPPPLPSSYSFSSSASSHHAPSITSFPILVLTVLGILTASVLLLAYYVFIIRCCLKWHRSTPSDAAGHIARPHRGRRQPATSGTSGLPLSGAPPAEARGLEQAIIQALPAFRYRKAIKNAAAAADSASPTSECAVCLGEFEDEERVRMLPACLHVFHADCIDTWLQGSANCPLCRAAITCHCLLPPLDLHQLPRPDEVAIQVIPTTEQGEEATRAQQQQQASTAMASSESAGDTTTDQQASSDKRRKSSSNAWRDIDISSKADESITERRDRDVLPLRRSFSMGEMAGGHVHLQIHNILQRYTHFHGDDGDSSSM; encoded by the coding sequence ATGGATGCCGGCCGGGGCAGCACCATCTTCCCGATGCCGCAGATTCCAGCGCTGCTtttcccaccgccgccgccgccattgccatcTTCCtactccttttcctcttccgCCTCGTCCCACCACGCGCCATCCATCACCAGCTTCCCCATCCTCGTGCTCACCGTGCTCGGCATCCTCACCGCCTCTGTGCTCCTCCTCGCCTACTACGTCTTCATCATCCGCTGCTGCCTCAAGTGGCACCGCAGCACCCCCTCCGATGCTGCCGGCCACATTGCTCGCCCTCACCGTGGACGGCGCCAGCCTGCCACCTCCGGCACCAGCGGCCTTCCACTCTCCGGCGCCCCACCCGCAGAGGCGCGCGGGCTCGAGCAAGCCATCATCCAGGCATTGCCGGCCTTCAGGTACAGGAAGGCCATCAAGaatgccgctgccgccgctgatTCTGCTTCCCCCACGAGCGAGTGCGCGGTGTGCCTCGGTGAATTCGAGGACGAGGAGAGGGTCAGGATGCTGCCCGCCTGCCTCCACGTCTTCCACGCCGACTGCATCGACACCTGGCTCCAGGGCAGCGCCAACTGCCCGCTCTGCAGAGCAGCCATCACATGCCACTGCCTGCTTCCACCATTGGATTTGCATCAGCTCCCGCGGCCCGACGAGGTGGCCATCCAGGTCATCCCCACCAccgagcaaggtgaagaagCCACGcgggcacagcagcagcagcaagccagCACGGCTATGGCATCTTCTGAATCTGCAGGAGACACCACAACAGATCAACAAGCCAGCAGTGAcaagaggaggaagagcagCAGTAATGCTTGGCGTGATATCGACATCAGCAGTAAGGCAGATGAGTCCATCACGGAGAGGCGGGACAGAGATGTTCTACCCTTGAGGAGGTCTTTCTCCATGGGCGAAATGGCTGGTGGGCACGTTCACCTGCAGATTCACAACATTTTGCAGAGGTATACTCACTTCCATGGGGATGACGGTGACAGCAGCTCAATGTAG
- the LOC120646920 gene encoding uncharacterized protein LOC120646920, whose product MSPDDLFEGLPPPAAAPPGGAASLAPPPPPALPLPPPPKPALKSSLKRSKPSSSDTTTSPAPAPAAAAPEAHVPEKRLRFRTTVDASETQILEAMQKITSHIGKPSKFSKASKLALQLIEAGSVKPGTINHFFAILEASMSSPGACNEPSVRADYHALFSAAQGVTELFSQQQKNQFDIWVLHAVVANDLFTDDSFVFSKAVGKIKDAISALPVATVDDDNDEAAALAAASKTDMTTENKAGDSVPTAASNSLPDDSTYAAASGSGEESSDPFGLDDLLANKPKKSERAREKEVAALNSKADADDSKRVLRSQQEALLKCLEIAARRYRIPWTQTTIDIFAKHAYDNVNRFTLQQRDAIVKLWNSIKEQQIRRKQGKSVSGKLDVNAFEYLQEKYSHEKISIRHAVGGGGERRATQWLG is encoded by the exons ATGTCCCCCGACGACCTCTTCGAAGGccttcctccgcccgccgccgccccgcccggcggcgcggcctccctcgcgccccctcctcctccggcgctgccgctgccgccgccgccgaagcccgCGCTGAAGAGCTCCCTCAAGCGGAGCAAGCCCTCCTCCTCCGACACTACTACCTCTCCCGCTCCCGCCCCCGCGGCTGCCGCGCCCGAAGCCCATG TTCCCGAGAAACGTCTTCGGTTCAGAACAACTGTTGATGCTTCAGAAACGCAAATACTTGAGGCTATGCAGAAGATAACTTCGCACATAGGGAAACCTTCTAAATTCAGCAAGGCATCAAAATTAGCTCTGCAGCTTATTGAAGCTGGAAGTGTCAAGCCTGGGACAATCAACCACTTCTTTGCCATACTAGAAGCTTCAATGTCTTCCCCAGGAGCATGCAATGAACCTTCTGTACGAGCAGATTACCACGCACTATTCAGTGCTGCTCAGGGTGTGACAGAG TTATTCAGCCAACAGCAGAAAAATCAATTCGATATATGGGTGCTGCATGCAGTGGTGGCCAATGATCTTTTCACTGATGACAGTTTTGTG TTCTCCAAGGCTGTTGGAAAGATCAAAGATGCCATCTCAGCTCTGCCAGTGGCGACGGTGGATGATGACAATGATGAAGCCGCAGCTCTTGCAGCTGCAAGCAAAACTGACATGACGACAGAGAATAAAGCAGGTGATAGTGTTCCAACTGCAGCATCCAACTCTCTGCCAGATGATAGCACATATGCTGCAGCCTCAGGGTCAGGAGAAGAATCGTCTGATCCTTTTGGTTTAGATGATCTCCTTGCAAACAAGCCAAAGAAGTCTGAGAGAGCTCGAGAGAAGGAAGTTGCAGCTCTGAACAGTAAAGCGGATGCGGATGATTCAAAGAGAGTTCTGAGGTCACAGCAGGAGGCCCTTCTGAAATGTCTAGAAATAGCTGCTCGGCGTTACAGAATTCCATG GACGCAAACTACCATTGACATCTTCGCGAAGCATGCTTACGACAACGTGAACCGGTTCACACTGCAGCAGAGGGATGCGATCGTGAAGTTGTGGAACTCAATCAAAGAGCAGCAGATCCGACGGAAGCAGGGCAAGTCGGTGAGCGGGAAGCTTGACGTGAATGCCTTCGAGTACCTCCAGGAGAAGTACTCCCACGAGAAGATCAGCATCCGTCATGCtgttggcggtggcggcgagcggcgggcgacACAGTGGCTCGGCTAA
- the LOC120646937 gene encoding LOB domain-containing protein 16-like, with protein MAGATAASTGGAAAAATGAGSPCGACKFLRRRCVPECVFAPYFSTDQGAARFAAIHKVFGASNASKLLSHLPVADRCEAVVTITYEAQARLRDPVYGCVAQIFALQQQVAILQAQLMQAKAQLACGAAAHSPPLSHHHHHQWPADHASSIRKPGGPLDDCFMPDPSGGCFRDDVVAAQHCAAKADAGDLQYLAQTMMMRSPNYSL; from the coding sequence ATGGCCGGAGCCACTGCTGCTAGTACTGgaggagctgccgccgccgccacgggggCCGGGTCGCCGTGCGGGGCCTGCAAGTTCCTGCGCCGGCGCTGCGTGCCCGAGTGCGTGTTCGCGCCCTACTTCAGCACCGACCAGGGCGCCGCGCGCTTCGCCGCCATCCACAAGGTCTTCGGCGCCAGCAACGCCTCCAAGCTGCTCTCCCACCTCCCCGTCGCCGACCGCTGCGAGGCCGTCGTCACCATCACCTACGAGGCGCAGGCCAGGCTCCGCGACCCCGTCTACGGATGCGTCGCCCAGATCTTCGCGCTCCAGCAGCAGGTCGCCATCCTGCAAGCCCAGCTCATGCAGGCCAAGGCGCAGCTCGcgtgcggcgccgccgcgcactcgccgccgctcagccaccaccaccaccaccagtggCCGGCCGACCACGCCAGCAGCATCAGGAAGCCCGGCGGACCCCTCGACGACTGCTTCATGCCGGACCCCTCAGGCGGCTGCTTCAGGGACGACGTCGTCGCCGCGCAGCATTGCGCCGCCAAGGCGGACGCCGGCGACCTCCAGTACCTGGCGCAGACCATGATGATGAGGAGCCCCAACTACTCCCTGTAG
- the LOC120646930 gene encoding deoxyhypusine hydroxylase-B, protein MAVSSAFEPSAEMERFLCERLLDAEQPIAERFRALFSLRNLRGDAPRRALLQAARDPSNLLAHEAAFALGQMQDAEAIPALVAVLKDLSLHPIVRHEAAEALGAIGVEKSVPLLEESLTADPAVEVQETCELALRRIEEQKKVNGAESTTTSPYLSVDPALPAKHGLSVDQLRDLLLNEQESMYGRYAALFALRNDGGDAAVSAIVAALGVKSALLRHEVAYVLGQLQNKAASDALSAVLKDVCEHPMVRHEAAEALGSIADQESIALLEEFAKDPEPIVSQSCEVALSMLEYERSGKSFEFLFLQTPHVQ, encoded by the exons ATGGCGGTCTCCTCCGCGTTCGAGCCCTCCGCGGAGATGGAGCGGTTCCTCTGCGAGCGGCTGCTGGACGCGGAGCAGCCCATCGCCGAGCGCTTCCGGGCGCTCTTCTCCCTCCGCAACCTCCGCGGGgacgccccgcgccgcgccctcctccAAG CTGCAAGGGATCCTTCTAACTTGCTGGCCCATGAAGCTGCATTTGCACTAGGGCAGATGCAGGATGCTGAGGCTATTCCCGCATTAGTGGCAGTTCTCAAAGATCTTTCTCTACATCCAATTGTACGCCATGAG GCTGCCGAAGCTCTTGGGGCTATTGGCGTGGAAAAGAGCGTTCCCCTGTTGGAGGAAAGTTTAACAGCTGATCCTGCTGTGGAGGTACAAGAAACTTGTGAGCTGGCACTAAGACGGATAGAAGAGCAGAAGAAAGTTAATGGGGCTGAGAGTACGACCACTTCACCCTATCTTTCGGTTGATCCAGCACTGCCTGCAAAACATGGACTTTCAGTAGACCAATTAAG GGATCTTCTCCTTAATGAGCAAGAAAGCATGTACGGACGTTATGCAGCGCTTTTTGCACTTAGGAATGACGGTGGAGATGCTGCTGTTTCTGCTATTGTTGCAGCTCTGGGCGTCAAAAGTGCTCTTCTACGGCATGAG GTTGCTTATGTGTTAGGTCAGCTGCAAAATAAAGCCGCTTCAGATGCACTTTCCGCAGTCCTGAAGGATGTCTGTGAGCACCCAATGGTCAGGCATGAAGCTGCTGAAGCCCTTGGTTCAATCGCAG ATCAAGAAAGCATTGCACTTTTGGAGGAGTTTGCGAAGGATCCTGAACCCATAGTCTCACAGAGCTGTGAAGTAGCTCTCAGTATGCTCGAGTATGAGAGATCGGGAAAGTCCTTTGAG TTTCTCTTCCTTCAGACTCCTCATGTGCAGTAG
- the LOC120656585 gene encoding uncharacterized protein LOC120656585, which produces MAEMIRSNPSGMSDADKLVAAAADFASVKKHNFTLMHCWQILKDEPKWMELKRKMDTLQNSGSRENVPPSVQRDIFDLHPEKSSSTSPSRKRPMGRDTSKEAKKKAASASSEYMSKMHDLCVQKTELFKETEGERKARLDEIVTIEKVKVEEARKHRKMMLDIERERLALDKQRFQNEAEKKEKEEDERILAINLDQCLPMQRMYYQVLQEDIIQKLMSRHRGPTQ; this is translated from the coding sequence ATGGCTGAGATGATTCGTTCTAATCCTAGTGGCATGTCAGATGCAGATAAGTtagtggctgctgctgctgattttgCTAGTGTGAAGAAGCACAATTTCACTCTCATGCACTGCTGGCAAATCCTGAAGGATGAGCCCAAATGGATGGAgcttaaaagaaaaatggacACCCTTCAAAATAGTGGTTCCAGGGAAAATGTCCCTCCCAGTGTGCAGCGAGACATTTTCGATCTTCATCCCGAAAAGTCCTCATCAACTAGCCCATCAAGAAAACGTCCCATGGGGAGGGACACATCAAAAGAGGCTAAGAAGAAAGCTGCTTCAGCGTCCTCTGAGTACATGTCCAAGATGCATGACCTATGTGTTCAGAAGACTGAGTTGTTCAAGGAAACAGAGGGTGAGCGCAAGGCACGGCTAGATGAAATTGTTACTATAGAGAAAGTGAAGGTAGAGGAAGCTCGCAAGCACCGCAAGATGATGCTGGACATAGAGAGGGAAAGGTTGGCTCTGGATAAGCAACGATTTCAAAACGAGgctgaaaagaaagagaaggaagAGGACGAGCGCATTTTAGCCATTAACCTTGATCAGTGTCTACCCATGCAACGCATGTACTATCAAGTGCTACAAGAAGATATAATTCAGAAGTTGATGTCTCGACATCGTGGACCAACTCAGTGA
- the LOC120646878 gene encoding protein KINESIN LIGHT CHAIN-RELATED 2-like, which translates to MALRRAASLLLRSRLRGPVPTPARKTPNPLPAPPCRHFSPRPPSPVPASSSAAAVAEAAEEAFETARTTNDMLAAFSRLEATVPANDKRLALACLKLGQHLEASGSADPSRVLSLALRCLGILEATPYSSTSTSVSASDAVSLAMALHLAGSASFDLSRFHDALSFLARSLRLLTPLIPDRSVAFGVGEEPEGFDVRPVAHAVRLQLANVKTALGRREEALADMRACLDLKESILPPGSRELGAAYRDLAEAHATLLDFKQALPLCHKALELHESTLGKNSMEVAQDRRLLGVIYTGLEQHEQALEQNEISQKVMKSWGAAGPELLHAEIDAANIKIALGKFDEAISVLKAVAKQVEKDSEMRALVFISMGKALANQEKAGDTKRCLEIACDILEKKELAAPDKVAEAYVEVSSLYEMVNEFDKAISLLKRSLAMLERIPQAQHLEGNVAARIGWLLLLTGKVSEAIPYLEDAVERMKDSFGPKHYGVGYVYNNLGAAYMEMDRPQSSAQMFALAKEVMDVSLGPHHSDTIEACQSLANAYNAMGSYALAMEFQKRVADSWRSHGPDARDELKEAIRLYNQIKTKVLASLSPGGSANALPEPQEQETDSDPAKAVQQ; encoded by the exons ATGGCGCTGCGCCGAGCCGCCTCGCTCCTCCTCAGGTCCCGCCTGCGAGGCCCAGTCCCGACCCCCGCGCGCAAAACCCCAAACCCTCTCCCTGCGCCGCCATGCCGCCACTTCTCGCCGCGACCGCCGTCTCCcgtccccgcctcctcctccgccgccgccgtcgcggaggCCGCTGAGGAGGCGTTCGAGACGGCGAGGACCACGAACGACATGCTCGCCGCCTTCTCTCGCCTCGAGGCCACCGTGCCCGCCAACGACAAGCGCCTCGCCCTCGCCTGCCTCAAGCTCGGCCAGCACCTCGAGGCATCGGGCTCCGCCGACCCGTCCCGAGTCCTTTCCCTCGCGCTCCGATGTCTGGGCATCCTCGAGGCGACCCCCtactcctccacctccacctccgtcTCCGCCTCCGACGCCGTCTCGCTCGCCATGGCACTCCACCTCGCCGGCTCCGCCTCCTTCGACCTCTCCCGCTTCCACGACGCGCTCTCCTTCCTCGCCCGCTCGCTACGCCTCCTCACACCGCTCATCCCGGATAGAAGCGTGGCATTTGGGGTTGGGGAAGAACCGGAAGGGTTCGACGTGAGGCCCGTGGCGCACGCAGTGCGTCTGCAGCTGGCTAACGTGAAGACGGCGCTGGGGAGGCGGGAGGAGGCGCTCGCCGACATGCGCGCTTGCCTCGACCTCAAGGAGTCCATCCTGCCGCCGGGCAGCAGGGAGCTGGGAGCAGCGTACCGAGACCTCGCGGAGGCGCACGCCACTCTGCTCGACTTCAAGCAGGCTCTGCCATTGTGCCACAAGGCGTTGGAGCTGCATGAATCCACGCTCGGCAAGAACTCTATGGAGGTTGCGCAGGACAGGCGGCTGCTTGGGGTAATATACACTGGGCTGGAGCAGCATGAGCAGGCGCTTGAGCAGAATGAGATTTCGCAGAAGGTGATGAAGAGCTGGGGTGCAGCTGGCCCTGAGCTCCTGCATGCGGAGATTGATGcggcaaacatcaagattgcatTGGGAAAGTTTGATGAGGCTATCAGTGTGTTGAAGGCCGTCGCTAAGCAGGTGGAGAAGGACAGTGAGATGCGAGCTCTAGTGTTCATATCAATGGGGAAGGCCCTTGCTAACCAGGAGAAGGCTGGGGATACAAAGAGGTGCTTGGAGATTGCTTGTGATATACTGGAGAAGAAGGAATTGGCCGCACCCGACAAGGTGGCAGAGGCGTATGTAGAGGTGTCTTCACTGTATGAGATGGTGAATGAGTTTGACAAGGCAATATCTTTGCTGAAGAGGAGCCTGGCGATGCTTGAGAGGATCCCTCAGGCACAGCACTTGGAGGGCAATGTCGCAGCAAGGATTGGGTGGCTGTTGCTCTTGACTGGCAAGGTCTCGGAAGCCATCCCGTATTTGGAGGATGCAGTGGAGAGGATGAAGGACAGTTTTGGTCCAAAGCATTATGGAGTAGGGTATGTGTATAACAACTTGGGCGCCGCGTACATGGAGATGGACCGACCGCAGTCTTCTGCACAGATGTTTGCACTCGCCAAAGAAGTCATGGATGTGTCTTTAGGGCCTCATCATTCGGATACGATTGAGGCCTGCCAGAGCCTTGCTAATGCATACAATGCTATGGGAAG TTATGCCCTGGCTATGGAGTTCCAAAAGAGAGTGGCTGATTCATGGCGAAGCCATGGCCCTGATGCTAGGGATGAGCTCAAGGAAGCTATTCGACTGTACAACCAGATTAAGACAAAGGTCCTCGCATCCCTATCACCCGGAGGTTCAGCAAATGCATTGCCTGAACCTCAGGAACAGGAAACAGACTCTGATCCTGCCAAAGCTGTGCAACAGTAA
- the LOC120646902 gene encoding protein ALP1-like has translation MLDSIDCMHWKWRNCPTAWKGMFTGRGKHPSMILEAVASHDLWIWHAYFGLPGSCNDINVLQRSPIFSAYIRGESPPVHFTVNGRTYDIGYYLVDGIYPDWPAFVKSVRHPMERKTQRFAAVQEGARKDIERAFGVLQARWAVIREPAYGWDREQLSDIMTACIIMHNMIVKDEKTEAINTNFDNIGRQVNPSGGNVAEREAFVAAHHKLRDQARHIQLQKDLIEHNWMRYGSI, from the coding sequence ATGCTTGATAGCATAGATTGTATGCACTGGAAATGGCGGAACTGCCCTACTGCTTGGAAGGGCATGTTCACTGGACGTGGGAAGCACCCATCCATGATCTTGGAGGCTGTAGCATCTCATGACCTTTGGATATGGCATGCCTACTTTGGCCTTCCAGGCAGCTGCAATGATATCAATGTTCTGCAGAGGTCGCCTATTTTCTCAGCATATATCCGAGGAGAGTCACCTCCTGTTCACTTCACCGTCAACGGACGGACATATGACATAGGGTACTACCTTGTAGATGGTATATACCCTGATTGGCCAGCATTTGTCAAGAGTGTTCGCCATCCTATGGAGAGGAAGACACAACGTTTTGCTGCTGTGCAAGAGGGTGCGCGCAAGGATATTGAGAGAGCTTTTGGAGTTCTTCAAGCTAGGTGGGCAGTAATCCGTGAGCCGGCTTATGGATGGGACAGGGAGCAACTTTCTGATATTATGACCGCTTGTATTATCATGCATAACATGATTGTCAAGGATGAGAAGACTGAGGCCATCAATACCAACTTCGACAACATTGGCAGACAAGTCAATCCTTCAGGTGGAAATGTAGCGGAACGGGAAGCATTTGTAGCAGCACATCACAAGTTGCGTGACCAAGCTCGCCATATCCAACTTCAGAAGGATCTCATAGAGCACAACTGGATGCGATATGGTTCaatctag
- the LOC120656578 gene encoding one cut domain family member 3-like — translation MAAAAAAGGEGEERGGFWAPLPSSHRRLPRVLHPRRPSTTPCRAAPSTARRHHPPRSSPTATQHPPRWRLWGAPDRPNRLQRAARGELVRGGGRGGTARRGRSRRGQRRRAGSSGAGAAAAGAAARSEAVHSGRRGGAARPVRRRPLTERRGDLPGAAGVLRPPPSFLRPPCSRPRTGRQGGGARAAPAEVCAVVERAAVAGLLEIRPRRERARLACSSSGALLGEGAGPSLPIRRSPLAPVASGYLAGRVVAASPRLPPPPPPAPSRHWICDIEGRSFLAPRAVETGSSTASYLLPPAASPPPPAYLQVLVEGPDAVSLAAVVEGHSHTLTDGPILSCAKDHGITASGGHCIAGRMCRNYFFLIIKRRRQVPSQVSYDRARL, via the exons atggcggcggcggcggcggccggcggtgagggcgAAGAGAGGGGAGGATTTTGGGCG CCACTTCCCTCTAGCCATCGCCGCCTCCCCCGAGTCCTTCACCCGCGCCGGCCCAGCACCACCCCGTGCCGTGCCGCTCCTTCCACGGCCCGCCGACACCACCCGCCGCGCTCGTCCCCGACAGCGACGCAGCACCCACCACGGTGGCGTCTCTGGGGAGCACCGGATCGACCCAATCGCCTCCAAA gggcggcgcgcggggagctCGTTCGCGGTGGGGGTAggggcggcaccgcgcggcgaGGCCGTTCGCGGCGGGGGcagaggcggcgcgcggggagctCAGGGGCAGGGGCCGCAGCGGCGGGGGCAGCGGCGCGCAGCGAGGCCGTTCACAgtggccggcgaggaggcgcagCACggcccgtgcggcggcggccgctgacAGAGCGGCGTGGCGACCTTCCAGGAGCTGCCGGAGTCCTCCGGCCCCCTCCCTCCTTTCTCCGCCCTCCTTGCTCCAGGCCGCGGACAGGGCGGCAGGGCGGGGGAGctcgcgcggcgccggcggaggtcTGCGCGGTGGtggagcgcgcggcggtggcgggcctCCTCGAGATCCGGCCACGCCGAGAGAGGGCGAGGCTCGCCTGCTCGAGCTCCGGCGCGCTCCTCGGCGAAGGCGCCGGCCCCTCTCTCCCCATCCGGCGGTCTCCCCTAGCACCGGTGGCCTCGGGCTACCTGGCCGGCCGCGTCGTCGCCGCGTCTCCGCGcttgccaccaccgcctcctcctgctccctctCGCCACTGGATTTGCGACATTGAAGGGAGGAGCTTCCTTGCTCCACGAGCAGTGGAGACTGGGAGCTCGACCGCCTCCTATTTGCTCCCACCCGCGGCCTCGCCCCCTCCGCCTGCTTATCTGCAGGTCCTGGTTGAAGGCCCTGATGCCGTCAGCCTCGCGGCCGTGGTTGAAG GCCACAGCCACACCCTTACGGATGGTCCCATCCTCTCTTGTGCCAAGGACCATGGAATCACTGCCTCAGGAG GACATTGTATTGCAGGGAGGATGTGCAGGAATTATTTCTTTCTTATTATCAAG AGAAGAAGACAGGTGCCCAGCCAAGTGAGCTACGACCGAGCGAG GCTCTAA
- the LOC120646911 gene encoding coumaroyl-CoA:anthocyanidin 3-O-glucoside-6''-O-coumaroyltransferase 2-like — MATKVLDRLTVAASPPAPGGVLPLTFFDVPWLFTGPVERVFFYPYPHTAEQFSARLLPPLVSSLSAALHWFYPLLGRVRPCPDGGGGYEFFSAGGDAGEEGVELTVAESSDDFDELSGGGPRDVARLYALVPQLPRTEDGTFALAAAQVTLFAGRGIAVGVSIHHVACDDSSYMHFVKTWAGQCRVAAGEESAEGALPPPPLLDRGVVADPEGLAARTLDEMRKLAANAPPPPPPPPPTKLVIASFAVSRDHIDKLKQRIVAEGSGRVHCSAFTMACAFAWACLARVDGGCADAERRAHLLFSVECRRRLAPPIPQEYLGNCLRPCFVEVGLGELLGGDGVVAGAAAIGASIRALDDGVLAGADGWFPKILSLVPERPMSVGGSPRYGVYETDFGLGRPTKVELVSIDKTPGTVSLAEGRDAQAGIEIGVVLPEAEMARFSSCFSDGLEQL; from the coding sequence ATGGCCACCAAGGTTCTTGACAGGCTCACGGTGGCGGCCTCGCctccggcgcccggcggcgtgctcccgcTCACCTTCTTCGACGTCCCGTGGCTCTTCACCGGCCCCGTAGAGCGCGTCTTCTTCTACCCCTACCCGCACACGGCGGAGCAATTCAGCGCCCGCCTCCTGCCGCCCCTCGTGTCCTCCCTCTCCGCCGCGCTGCACTGGTTCTACCCGCTGCTCGGCCGCGTCCGCCCGTGCCCGGACGGGGGCGGCGGGTACGAGTTCTTCTCCGCGGGTGGGGATGCGGGCGAAGAGGGCGtcgagctcaccgtcgccgAGAGCTCCGACGACTTCGACGAGCtgtccggcggcggcccgagggACGTTGCCCGGCTGTACGCGCTGGTGCCGCAGCTTCCCCGGACGGAAGACGGGACCTTCgccctcgcggcggcgcaggtcacGCTGTTCGCCGGCCGGGGGATCGCCGTCGGCGTGTCCATCCACCACGTGGCCTGTGATGATTCCAGCTACATGCACTTCGTCAAGACCTGGGCCGGCCAGTGCcgggtggccgccggcgaggagtccGCCGAAGGcgcgctgccaccgccgccgctcctggaCCGTGGCGTGGTCGCCGACCCCGAGGGACTTGCCGCCAGGACGCTCGACGAAATGCGTAAGCTGGCAGCCAacgccccgcctcctcctcctccgccgccgccgacgaagcTGGTCATCGCGTCGTTCGCGGTCAGCCGCGACCACATCGATAAGCTGAAGCAGCGCATCGTCGCCGAGGGCAGCGGGCGTGTCCACTGCTCGGCGTTCACGATGGCGTGCGCGTTCGCGTGGGCCTGCCTGGCGCGGGTGGACGGCGGCTGCGCGGACGCGGAGCGGCGCGCGCACCTGCTGTTCTCGGTGGAATGCCGGCGGCGCCTGGCGCCGCCGATCCCGCAGGAGTACCTGGGCAACTGCCTCCGCCCGTGCTTCGTGGAGGTGGGCCTGGGCGAGCTgctgggcggcgacggcgtggtggccggcgccgcggcgatcGGCGCGTCCATCAGGGCGCTGGACGACGGCGTGCTGGCTGGCGCCGACGGGTGGTTCCCCAAGATCCTGTCGCTGGTCCCGGAGCGGCCGATGTCGGTGGGCGGCTCGCCGCGGTACGGCGTGTACGAGACCGACTTCGGGCTCGGCCGGCCGACGAAGGTGGAGCTGGTGTCCATCGACAAGACGCCCGGCACGGTGTCGCTGGCGGAGGGCCGCGACGCGCAGGCCGGGATCGAGATCGGCGTGGTGCTGCCGGAGGCCGAGATGGCGCGCTTCAGCTCCTGCTTCTCCGACGGATTGGAGCAGCTGTGA